The proteins below are encoded in one region of Sedimentibacter sp. zth1:
- a CDS encoding thioesterase II family protein: protein MEKVKLFCLPHAGASSYYYLPFKKYFQNVDVVLIELKGRGKRFNEPFYTSFEDAVNDIYSQIKSECIGDYGIFGHSMGSWLAYELYYKLLENNHVLPKCMFFSGREAPNDNIDKIDFTNFSNEDFEKYLKGMGGIEELSNMNENLTKVFYEIIRADFNIISNYDYQEYSEKIKSPAVIMSGTEDEGINFRKLTKWSSLIEDKVSYTSFNGSHFYMTNSWDKLSKTIEDNLVKIDE from the coding sequence ATGGAAAAAGTAAAGCTTTTTTGTCTTCCTCATGCAGGAGCTTCTTCATATTATTATCTTCCTTTTAAAAAGTATTTTCAAAATGTTGATGTAGTACTTATTGAACTTAAGGGTAGAGGGAAAAGATTTAATGAACCCTTTTATACATCGTTTGAAGATGCTGTTAATGATATTTATTCACAGATTAAGAGCGAATGTATTGGTGATTATGGAATATTTGGACATAGTATGGGAAGCTGGCTTGCTTACGAATTGTATTATAAATTATTAGAGAATAATCATGTTCTTCCTAAATGCATGTTTTTTTCTGGTCGTGAGGCACCAAATGATAATATAGATAAAATTGATTTTACCAATTTTTCAAATGAAGATTTTGAAAAATATTTAAAAGGAATGGGCGGAATAGAGGAATTATCTAATATGAATGAAAATCTCACAAAAGTTTTTTATGAAATAATTCGGGCAGATTTTAATATTATTAGTAATTATGATTATCAAGAGTACAGTGAAAAGATTAAATCACCAGCTGTAATTATGTCTGGAACAGAAGATGAGGGAATTAATTTTAGAAAGCTTACAAAGTGGAGTAGTCTTATTGAAGATAAAGTTTCATATACCAGTTTTAATGGAAGCCATTTTTATATGACAAATTCGTGGGACAAACTGTCTAAAACAATTGAAGATAATCTTGTTAAAATTGATGAATAA